From a region of the Clostridia bacterium genome:
- a CDS encoding UDP-glucose 4-epimerase codes for VGRRPGDIAASYADPTLAKIELGWEANYDLKKMCEDSWNWQKKNPNGLE; via the coding sequence CGTAGGACGCCGTCCTGGAGATATCGCAGCTAGCTATGCAGATCCTACACTGGCAAAAATTGAATTAGGCTGGGAAGCAAATTATGACCTCAAAAAAATGTGCGAAGACAGCTGGAACTGGCAAAAAAAGAATCCTAACGGACTTGAATAA